Proteins found in one Corynebacterium sanguinis genomic segment:
- the pyrF gene encoding orotidine-5'-phosphate decarboxylase yields MGFGEQLVSAGERFGRLCVGIDPHAALLEQWGLNDDAAGLRDFAMTCVEAFADHVALVKPQVAFFERFGSAGYAVLEEVLAVLRASDSLVVADAKRSDIGSTMEGYARAWLAEGSPLEADAVTLTPYLGVGSLAPAFDLARASGKGVFVMAANSNPEAEQFQSQTVGGVSIAQQMVDACAELNRSNSQNGVGDIGVVVGATVARPPRLDELNAVVLMPGVGAQGATLDDVSRVAGDAAHLVFPNVSRSVLAAGPDARELRKRARELAKR; encoded by the coding sequence ATGGGCTTCGGCGAGCAACTGGTTAGCGCCGGCGAGCGCTTCGGCCGCCTCTGCGTCGGCATCGACCCCCACGCAGCGCTGCTTGAGCAGTGGGGGCTAAACGACGACGCGGCTGGCCTACGCGACTTCGCCATGACCTGCGTCGAGGCGTTCGCCGACCACGTCGCCCTAGTCAAGCCGCAGGTGGCGTTCTTCGAGCGCTTCGGCTCTGCCGGCTACGCGGTGCTCGAGGAGGTGCTCGCGGTGCTGCGGGCCTCGGACAGCCTGGTCGTCGCCGACGCCAAGCGCAGCGACATCGGCTCCACCATGGAGGGCTACGCCCGCGCGTGGCTGGCTGAGGGCTCGCCGCTCGAGGCCGACGCGGTTACGCTCACGCCCTACCTCGGCGTCGGCTCGCTGGCCCCCGCGTTCGACCTCGCCCGCGCGAGCGGCAAGGGCGTGTTCGTCATGGCGGCGAACTCCAACCCGGAAGCCGAGCAGTTCCAGTCCCAAACCGTTGGCGGGGTGAGCATTGCCCAGCAGATGGTTGACGCGTGCGCCGAGCTCAACCGCTCGAACTCCCAAAACGGAGTCGGTGACATCGGGGTCGTGGTCGGGGCGACCGTCGCTAGGCCGCCGCGTCTCGACGAGCTCAACGCCGTCGTGCTCATGCCCGGGGTGGGCGCGCAGGGAGCCACGCTTGACGACGTCTCCCGCGTCGCCGGCGACGCTGCGCACCTGGTTTTTCCGAACGTGTCGCGCTCGGTGCTCGCCGCCGGGCCAGACGCCCGTGAGCTGCGCAAACGCGCCCGCGAGCTGGCAAAACGCTGA
- the mihF gene encoding integration host factor, actinobacterial type produces the protein MALPQLTDEQRKEALAKAAEARKQRAELKASLKRGDTNLKDVLDKADSDEIIGKTKVSALLEAMPKVGKVKAREIMEELEIAQTRRLRGLGERQRRALLERFGFSEA, from the coding sequence GTGGCCCTTCCACAGTTGACCGATGAGCAGCGCAAGGAAGCACTCGCAAAGGCAGCCGAGGCACGCAAGCAGCGCGCAGAGCTGAAGGCATCGCTCAAGCGCGGCGACACTAATCTCAAGGACGTGCTGGACAAGGCCGACTCCGACGAAATCATCGGCAAGACCAAGGTCTCCGCACTGCTCGAGGCCATGCCGAAGGTGGGCAAGGTCAAGGCCCGCGAGATCATGGAGGAGCTCGAGATCGCTCAGACCCGCCGCCTCCGTGGCCTGGGCGAGCGCCAGCGTCGCGCCCTGCTGGAGCGCTTCGGCTTCTCTGAGGCGTAA
- the gmk gene encoding guanylate kinase, producing MADVTPRGRLVVLAGPSAVGKSTVVHRLRTDVPNLYFSVSMTTRGPRPGEVDGEDYFFVTAEEFQRHIDAGAMLEWADIHGGLQRSGTPAGPVRDALSVGRPVLIEVDLVGARNIKALLPEAQTVFLAPPSWDVLVERLTGRGTESPEVIERRLATAREELEARGEFDCVVVNDNVGDAVSAIADILLSTPNNNNE from the coding sequence GTGGCAGACGTGACGCCGCGGGGAAGGCTAGTTGTACTGGCCGGCCCCTCCGCAGTGGGGAAGTCCACGGTTGTCCATCGTCTGCGCACTGACGTTCCTAACCTCTATTTCTCGGTGTCCATGACCACCCGGGGCCCGCGCCCCGGCGAGGTCGATGGCGAAGACTACTTCTTCGTCACCGCCGAGGAGTTCCAGCGCCACATCGACGCCGGAGCGATGCTCGAGTGGGCGGACATCCACGGCGGGTTGCAGCGCTCCGGAACGCCCGCGGGCCCGGTGCGCGACGCGCTTTCCGTAGGTCGCCCCGTGTTGATAGAGGTCGACCTGGTCGGCGCGCGCAACATCAAGGCCCTGCTCCCGGAGGCGCAGACAGTGTTTCTCGCGCCGCCGTCGTGGGACGTCTTGGTCGAGCGGCTGACCGGCCGGGGCACCGAGTCCCCTGAGGTCATCGAGCGCCGTCTTGCTACGGCGCGCGAGGAGCTGGAAGCTCGAGGAGAGTTCGACTGCGTCGTAGTCAACGACAACGTCGGTGACGCAGTGTCAGCGATAGCGGACATTCTGCTGAGCACACCCAACAACAACAACGAGTAG
- the rpoZ gene encoding DNA-directed RNA polymerase subunit omega yields MTAETDSAAAGSAERDDSLVYDTPEGITAPPIDELLGKVSSKYALVIFAAKRARQINSYYQEQDEGVFEFIGPLVTPEQGEKPLSIALREIQAGLLEHEEGH; encoded by the coding sequence CTGACGGCGGAGACTGACTCCGCGGCTGCTGGCAGCGCTGAGCGCGACGACAGCCTGGTCTACGACACCCCGGAGGGCATTACCGCGCCCCCGATCGACGAGCTTTTGGGCAAGGTGTCGTCGAAGTATGCGCTGGTGATCTTCGCCGCGAAGCGCGCGCGCCAGATCAACAGCTACTACCAGGAGCAGGACGAGGGCGTGTTCGAGTTCATCGGCCCCCTGGTCACCCCTGAGCAGGGCGAGAAGCCCCTGTCGATCGCTCTGCGCGAGATCCAGGCGGGTCTCCTCGAGCACGAGGAAGGCCACTAA
- the coaBC gene encoding bifunctional phosphopantothenoylcysteine decarboxylase/phosphopantothenate--cysteine ligase CoaBC has protein sequence MTQPRNVVVGVAGGIAAYKACHLIRDFKEGGDDVRVVPTPSALNFVGAATFEALSGNPVDTGVFTRVDEVQHVRVGQEADLIVVAPATADVMARIAAGRADDLLTSTILVATCPIVLAPAMHTEMWFNPATQANVKTLRSRGITVLEPAHGRLTGADSGPGRMLEPEQIAELARTVAETGPFGRALEGQRVLISAGGTQENIDPVRFIGNRSSGRQGFALAEVAAQKGARVTLVAGDTDELSTPAGAEVIRVSSTRDLEEAMNERAAEADIIIMAAAVADFRPASTSDSKLKKGKDSDALSRIDLVENPDVLRGLVDKREAGQTAARIVGFAAETDNVFDNGRAKLKRKGADMLMVNSVAGGAVFGQPRNSGWLLGADGSEVEIADGPKQVVAARMWQVIERGNE, from the coding sequence ATGACACAACCCCGCAATGTGGTCGTCGGTGTGGCCGGCGGCATCGCCGCCTACAAGGCCTGTCACCTCATCCGGGATTTCAAGGAGGGCGGCGACGACGTGCGGGTGGTGCCCACGCCGAGCGCGCTCAACTTCGTCGGCGCAGCGACCTTTGAGGCGCTGTCCGGCAACCCTGTGGACACGGGAGTGTTCACGCGTGTCGACGAGGTCCAGCATGTCCGCGTCGGACAAGAAGCGGATCTGATCGTCGTCGCTCCAGCCACGGCCGATGTGATGGCTCGGATTGCCGCCGGGCGTGCCGACGACCTGTTGACCTCCACCATCCTCGTCGCCACGTGCCCGATCGTTTTGGCCCCGGCGATGCACACGGAGATGTGGTTCAATCCCGCCACCCAGGCCAACGTTAAAACCCTGCGCTCCCGCGGGATCACGGTGCTCGAGCCGGCCCACGGGCGCCTCACGGGCGCGGACAGCGGCCCGGGGCGCATGCTGGAGCCGGAGCAGATCGCTGAGCTAGCGCGCACCGTGGCGGAAACGGGCCCGTTCGGCCGCGCGCTTGAGGGCCAGCGCGTACTGATCAGCGCGGGCGGCACCCAGGAGAACATCGACCCAGTGCGGTTTATCGGAAACCGCTCCTCGGGACGCCAGGGCTTCGCGCTCGCCGAGGTCGCCGCGCAGAAGGGAGCGCGGGTGACCCTGGTGGCGGGCGACACCGACGAACTCTCCACCCCGGCGGGCGCCGAGGTGATCCGCGTGAGCTCAACCCGCGACCTCGAGGAGGCGATGAACGAGCGCGCCGCCGAGGCCGACATCATCATCATGGCAGCGGCGGTGGCCGATTTCCGGCCCGCCAGCACGTCCGACTCCAAGCTGAAGAAGGGCAAGGATTCCGACGCGCTGTCGCGGATTGACCTGGTGGAGAATCCGGATGTGCTGCGGGGTCTCGTCGACAAGCGGGAGGCTGGGCAGACCGCGGCGAGGATCGTGGGCTTCGCCGCCGAAACCGACAACGTGTTCGACAACGGCAGGGCAAAGCTCAAGCGCAAGGGGGCGGACATGCTGATGGTCAATTCCGTCGCCGGGGGAGCAGTGTTCGGCCAGCCCCGCAACAGCGGCTGGCTGCTGGGCGCGGATGGCTCTGAGGTGGAGATTGCGGACGGCCCGAAGCAGGTCGTGGCCGCGCGGATGTGGCAGGTCATCGAGCGCGGGAATGAGTAG
- the metK gene encoding methionine adenosyltransferase, whose translation MSTPSSTQREQKKTFHRLFTSESVTEGHPDKICDAISDAILDDMLAQDPDARVAVETLVTTGQVHVVGEVSTDAYSNIAKIVREKLVGIGFTSSEVGFDGRTCGVNIAIGEQSEEISHGVTNSQEVRENRATDQSEQSGAGDQGLMFGYATNETPEYMPLPISTAHRLSRRLAQVRKMGEVVGLRPDGKTQVTFAYDGDTPVHLDTIVISTQHDPKFLRPELEEAVRTKVVEWVIEDAGLGRFYDADTALLVNPSGTFEVGGPMGDAGLTGRKIIVDTYGGMARHGGGAFSGKDPSKVDRSGAYAMRWVAKNIVAAGLADRVEVQVAYAIGRANPVGLYVETFGTAKHGNTDLSIQRAVQEVFDLRPDAIIRELDLKRPIYAQTAAYGHFGRTDIDLPWERLDKVEALQKAAAL comes from the coding sequence TTGTCTACACCCTCCAGCACCCAGCGCGAGCAGAAGAAGACCTTCCACCGCCTCTTTACCAGCGAGTCGGTCACTGAGGGCCACCCCGACAAGATTTGCGACGCGATCTCCGACGCCATCCTGGATGACATGCTCGCCCAGGACCCGGACGCACGCGTCGCCGTCGAGACGCTCGTGACCACCGGGCAGGTCCATGTCGTCGGCGAGGTCAGCACCGACGCGTACTCCAACATCGCGAAAATCGTTCGCGAGAAGCTCGTCGGCATCGGGTTTACCTCCTCCGAGGTCGGCTTCGACGGTCGTACCTGCGGCGTCAACATCGCCATCGGCGAGCAGTCGGAGGAAATTTCCCACGGCGTGACCAACTCCCAGGAGGTCCGCGAGAACCGCGCGACCGACCAATCCGAGCAGTCCGGCGCGGGGGATCAGGGCCTGATGTTCGGCTACGCCACCAACGAGACCCCCGAGTACATGCCGCTGCCGATCTCGACGGCTCACCGGCTGTCCCGCCGCCTGGCGCAGGTGCGCAAAATGGGCGAGGTCGTGGGCCTGCGCCCAGACGGCAAGACCCAGGTCACCTTCGCCTACGACGGTGATACTCCGGTCCACCTGGACACCATCGTGATCTCCACCCAGCACGACCCCAAGTTCCTGCGCCCCGAGCTGGAAGAGGCCGTGCGTACCAAGGTCGTCGAGTGGGTGATCGAGGACGCCGGCCTGGGCCGCTTTTACGACGCCGACACGGCGCTGCTGGTCAACCCGTCGGGCACCTTCGAGGTCGGCGGCCCGATGGGTGACGCCGGCCTGACCGGGCGCAAGATCATCGTGGACACCTACGGCGGCATGGCCCGCCACGGCGGCGGCGCGTTCTCGGGTAAGGACCCCTCAAAGGTGGACCGCTCCGGCGCGTATGCGATGCGCTGGGTGGCCAAGAACATCGTCGCGGCCGGTCTCGCCGACCGCGTGGAGGTCCAGGTCGCGTACGCGATCGGCCGCGCGAACCCGGTGGGGCTGTACGTGGAGACCTTCGGCACGGCCAAGCACGGCAACACTGATCTGAGCATCCAGCGGGCGGTGCAGGAGGTCTTCGACCTTCGCCCCGACGCGATTATCAGGGAACTCGACCTGAAACGCCCGATTTACGCGCAGACCGCCGCCTACGGCCACTTCGGCCGCACCGACATTGACTTGCCGTGGGAGCGCTTGGACAAGGTCGAGGCCCTGCAGAAGGCCGCTGCGCTTTAA
- a CDS encoding MarR family winged helix-turn-helix transcriptional regulator, whose amino-acid sequence MSTTPEQEATIYLDAQERQVWDALVAILVRLPAALDAQLRRDAGITHFEYQVLAILSESPERTLRMSDLAGRVESALPRLSQVVARLEKRGWVTRTPDPDDGRYTLASLSNEGMAKVVETAPGHVATVRSLVFDPLTKTQLRQLQEGGRRITKAIEDAT is encoded by the coding sequence ATGTCCACTACCCCAGAACAGGAAGCAACCATCTACCTCGACGCCCAGGAACGCCAGGTCTGGGACGCACTGGTCGCCATCCTGGTTCGGCTCCCCGCCGCGCTCGACGCGCAGCTGCGTCGCGACGCCGGGATCACGCACTTCGAATACCAGGTGCTGGCGATCCTCTCCGAGAGCCCCGAGCGCACGCTGCGCATGAGCGACCTCGCCGGGCGGGTCGAATCCGCGCTACCGCGGCTGTCTCAAGTGGTCGCGCGACTAGAAAAGCGCGGCTGGGTCACGCGCACCCCCGACCCGGACGACGGGCGCTACACCCTGGCCAGCTTGAGCAACGAGGGCATGGCCAAGGTCGTCGAGACCGCGCCCGGCCACGTCGCCACGGTGCGTTCGCTGGTCTTCGATCCGCTGACCAAGACCCAGCTGCGCCAGCTGCAGGAGGGCGGGCGCAGGATTACCAAGGCGATCGAGGACGCGACTTAA
- a CDS encoding VOC family protein yields MFTQTPHPDSLLKRNPDDLLPDGLTMGAVELLVRDLDEMVRFYHDGVGLDVFEHTGETALLGLGGEHLMTLRREPNLPAPSRHDAGLFHTAILFPTRELLAASVMKVAELYPRNFTGSADHIYSEAFYFDDPEGNGVELYADRPREQWVTEPSGLYALATDPLDPRAFLQRNAPSEPVTLGGTLGHVHLQVGDIDAARQFYVSTLGFEVKGEIGSALFVSAGGYHHHIALNTWNSKGAGPRAAALGLGRVDIDLPGDEDLSALEARLHDHGVTTRHDGRTLSFEDPWNTLIRVTSAEQ; encoded by the coding sequence ATGTTCACCCAGACCCCGCACCCCGACTCCCTGCTTAAGCGAAACCCCGACGACCTGCTGCCCGACGGCCTGACCATGGGCGCCGTCGAGCTGCTCGTGCGCGACCTCGACGAGATGGTGCGCTTCTACCACGACGGCGTCGGCTTGGATGTGTTCGAGCACACCGGCGAGACCGCCCTGCTGGGCCTTGGAGGCGAGCACCTGATGACCCTGCGCCGCGAGCCGAACCTGCCGGCGCCGAGCCGCCACGACGCCGGGCTGTTCCACACCGCGATCCTCTTCCCCACGCGCGAGCTGCTCGCTGCGTCCGTGATGAAGGTTGCCGAGCTCTACCCCCGCAACTTCACCGGCAGCGCCGACCACATCTACAGCGAGGCCTTCTATTTCGATGACCCCGAGGGCAACGGCGTGGAGCTCTACGCCGACCGCCCCCGCGAGCAGTGGGTGACCGAGCCTAGCGGCCTTTACGCCCTGGCCACCGACCCGCTTGATCCGCGCGCGTTTCTGCAGCGCAACGCACCGAGCGAACCGGTTACGCTCGGCGGCACCTTAGGGCATGTCCACCTGCAGGTCGGCGACATCGACGCCGCGCGGCAGTTCTACGTCTCCACCCTCGGCTTCGAGGTCAAGGGCGAGATCGGCTCCGCCCTGTTCGTCTCCGCCGGCGGCTACCACCACCACATCGCGCTCAACACATGGAACAGCAAGGGCGCTGGCCCCCGCGCCGCCGCCTTGGGCCTGGGCCGGGTCGACATCGACCTGCCGGGCGACGAGGACCTCAGCGCGCTGGAGGCGCGCCTGCACGACCACGGTGTGACCACGCGCCACGATGGGCGCACCCTGTCCTTCGAGGACCCGTGGAACACGCTGATCCGCGTCACCTCCGCCGAGCAGTAG
- a CDS encoding primosomal protein N', translated as MTDSPGAASQPVVRVLPLLGLAHLDREFDYLVTEADSRAAQPGVRARVRFAGRLVDAIITERRAESEHEGELRFIERIISDEVVAPAELRSLIDALSARYAGVRSDIYRAAIPARYAKAEETDTTTDWEELGEVGEPDLSAWSTYEHGQSFVDAVLEGRIARAAWQIAPGEKWTDPVSALAAKVAASGGGVLIVVPDQRDVDACEAALREHVGARQVTTLTASQGPQARYSRYLSILHGQGRLVVGTRSAAFAPVKDLRLIVLMHDGDDSLVDPRAPYVHAREVLTTRAAQQKACLVIGGHSRTAESQLLVSTGWMQELVAPRSTLRTRSPLIHAAGDSDFALERDPRARQARLPSVAFAAAAKTLERGAPVLFQVPRTGYVQSLACGACRTPARCRWCSGPLSLPSGGPAAAPTCRWCGRMDTAHVCPVCGSRRLRAVVLGTERTAEELGRAFPKTRVRSSWGEKIIAEVPRTPMIVVATPGAEPRVADGGYGAAILLDTWALLGRPDLRATEETYEKWLAACTLVDAASDDGEVVVVAEPALPVVQHLIRWDVPGHAAIELAQRAETRLPPAVHVAVVDAPRKALEDFFAHAQLPPHAETLGPVDLPPGVQLPGEWDERELGPAQRMMVRSPLSGRTELGRALRSAASLRAARKQDAPLRIQVDPVRIG; from the coding sequence ATGACTGACTCACCCGGCGCCGCCAGCCAGCCGGTGGTGCGGGTGCTTCCGCTCCTCGGGCTGGCGCACCTCGACAGGGAATTCGATTACCTTGTCACCGAGGCCGACTCCCGCGCCGCGCAGCCCGGGGTGCGCGCCCGCGTGCGCTTCGCCGGCCGCCTCGTCGACGCCATCATCACCGAGCGCCGCGCGGAGTCAGAGCACGAGGGCGAGTTGCGTTTCATCGAGCGCATCATCAGCGACGAAGTCGTCGCCCCAGCTGAGTTGCGCTCGCTTATCGACGCCCTCAGCGCCCGCTACGCGGGCGTGCGCTCCGACATCTACCGCGCCGCCATCCCCGCCCGCTACGCCAAGGCCGAGGAAACCGACACCACCACCGACTGGGAAGAGCTCGGCGAGGTCGGCGAGCCCGATCTGTCCGCCTGGAGCACCTACGAGCACGGGCAATCCTTCGTCGACGCGGTGCTCGAGGGTCGCATCGCCCGCGCCGCCTGGCAGATCGCGCCCGGGGAGAAATGGACCGATCCCGTCAGCGCCCTTGCCGCCAAGGTCGCCGCGTCCGGTGGCGGGGTGCTCATCGTCGTGCCGGACCAGCGCGACGTCGACGCGTGCGAGGCGGCGCTGCGCGAGCACGTCGGTGCAAGGCAGGTAACAACGCTGACGGCGTCGCAGGGCCCGCAGGCGCGCTACTCGCGCTACCTGTCGATCCTCCACGGCCAGGGCCGGCTGGTCGTCGGCACGCGCTCGGCGGCGTTTGCCCCGGTCAAAGACCTGCGCCTCATCGTCCTCATGCACGACGGCGACGACTCTCTAGTTGATCCCCGCGCGCCCTACGTCCACGCGCGGGAGGTGCTGACCACCCGCGCCGCGCAGCAGAAGGCATGCCTTGTCATTGGCGGGCACTCGCGCACCGCTGAGTCGCAGCTTCTCGTGTCCACGGGGTGGATGCAGGAGCTGGTGGCGCCCCGAAGCACACTGCGCACACGCTCGCCACTCATCCACGCCGCCGGCGACTCGGACTTCGCCCTCGAGCGCGACCCCCGCGCGCGCCAGGCGCGCCTGCCCTCGGTGGCGTTCGCCGCGGCCGCGAAGACCCTTGAGCGCGGGGCTCCGGTGCTGTTCCAGGTGCCGCGCACCGGCTACGTGCAGTCACTGGCCTGCGGGGCGTGCCGCACCCCGGCGCGGTGCCGCTGGTGCAGCGGGCCGTTGAGCCTGCCGTCGGGAGGTCCCGCGGCGGCCCCGACGTGTCGCTGGTGCGGGCGGATGGACACAGCCCACGTGTGCCCCGTCTGTGGCTCGCGGCGGCTGCGCGCGGTGGTGCTCGGCACCGAGCGCACCGCCGAGGAGCTGGGCAGGGCGTTTCCCAAGACGCGGGTGCGCTCGTCGTGGGGCGAAAAAATCATCGCCGAGGTGCCGCGCACACCGATGATCGTGGTGGCGACGCCGGGCGCGGAGCCGCGCGTCGCCGACGGCGGGTACGGCGCGGCGATCCTGCTGGACACGTGGGCTTTGCTGGGCAGGCCCGACCTGCGCGCGACCGAGGAAACCTACGAGAAGTGGCTCGCCGCCTGCACGCTTGTCGACGCCGCCAGCGACGACGGCGAGGTAGTCGTCGTCGCGGAGCCCGCGCTGCCGGTAGTCCAGCACCTAATCCGGTGGGACGTGCCGGGCCACGCCGCCATAGAGCTCGCGCAGCGCGCCGAGACCCGTCTGCCTCCCGCGGTGCACGTCGCCGTGGTCGACGCCCCGCGCAAGGCGCTTGAGGACTTCTTCGCCCACGCCCAGCTCCCGCCGCACGCGGAGACACTCGGCCCCGTGGACCTGCCGCCCGGCGTGCAGCTGCCGGGGGAGTGGGACGAGCGCGAGCTGGGGCCCGCGCAGCGCATGATGGTGCGCAGCCCGCTGTCCGGGCGCACCGAGCTGGGCCGCGCGCTGCGCTCCGCGGCGAGCCTGCGCGCGGCGCGGAAGCAGGACGCGCCGCTGCGGATCCAGGTCGACCCTGTGCGTATTGGCTAG
- the def gene encoding peptide deformylase: MAVRSIRLFGDPVLNSVAAPVTRFDDSLRTLVSDMLDTMDDAGGVGLAANQVGVDARVFVFDCQGMRGHIINPTWEAAGQDMQIGREGCLSVPGVSGQVSRHNRVVARGVDAFGRPLAIVGTGLLARCIQHESDHLDGIMFMRRMEPEARKEAMTIIRGSEWFQQA; encoded by the coding sequence ATGGCAGTCCGCTCGATCCGTCTCTTCGGAGACCCCGTGCTCAACTCCGTCGCCGCGCCCGTGACGCGTTTCGACGACTCCTTGCGCACGCTCGTCTCCGACATGCTCGACACCATGGACGACGCGGGAGGCGTCGGCCTCGCCGCCAACCAGGTGGGCGTGGATGCGCGGGTATTCGTTTTCGATTGCCAGGGCATGCGCGGGCACATCATTAACCCGACCTGGGAAGCGGCGGGGCAGGACATGCAAATCGGGCGCGAGGGGTGCCTGTCGGTGCCCGGGGTCAGCGGCCAGGTTTCCCGGCACAACCGGGTGGTGGCGCGAGGCGTCGATGCCTTTGGCAGGCCGCTGGCGATTGTTGGCACGGGCCTTCTCGCGCGCTGCATCCAGCACGAAAGCGATCACCTCGATGGGATCATGTTCATGCGCAGAATGGAGCCCGAAGCGCGCAAGGAAGCGATGACCATCATTCGCGGTTCCGAGTGGTTCCAGCAGGCGTAA
- the fmt gene encoding methionyl-tRNA formyltransferase — protein MRLVFAGTPEPAAVALSTLIASEHEVVAVITRPDARKGRGRSLHPSPVKELAHSYGIEVLTPQTLKDNGEIRQVLREIAPDAVPVVAYGNLIPADMLDIPKYGWVNLHFSLLPAWRGAAPVQASISSGETDTGATTFRIDAGLDTGDILGHIHEPIHPTDTADDLLTRLAHSGADLLVETMNGLADGTITAVPQPAEGTYAPKISTNDARIDWAQPAEVIDRAIRAHTPAPGAWTTLGGERVKLERVESVSGADLHPGEVRVSKDSVEVGTSSANVALTRIQPPGKKMMAAADWARGLQDTEGIEFA, from the coding sequence ATGCGACTTGTTTTCGCCGGCACCCCCGAGCCCGCCGCCGTGGCGTTGAGCACGCTCATCGCCTCCGAGCACGAGGTGGTCGCGGTGATCACCCGGCCCGACGCGCGCAAGGGCCGGGGCCGCAGCCTGCACCCCTCGCCCGTCAAGGAGCTTGCGCACAGCTACGGCATCGAGGTGTTGACGCCGCAGACTCTGAAAGACAACGGGGAGATCCGCCAGGTGCTGCGCGAGATCGCCCCAGACGCTGTGCCCGTTGTCGCCTACGGCAACCTGATCCCGGCGGACATGCTGGACATCCCGAAGTACGGTTGGGTCAATTTGCACTTCTCCCTGCTACCCGCGTGGCGTGGAGCGGCGCCCGTGCAGGCGTCGATAAGCAGCGGCGAGACGGACACCGGCGCGACGACGTTTCGCATCGACGCCGGCCTGGACACCGGCGACATCCTCGGCCACATCCACGAGCCGATCCACCCCACGGACACCGCGGACGACCTGCTGACGCGCCTCGCCCACTCCGGGGCGGACCTGCTCGTGGAAACCATGAACGGGCTTGCCGACGGCACCATCACCGCAGTCCCGCAGCCCGCCGAGGGCACCTACGCGCCGAAAATCTCGACTAACGACGCGCGCATCGACTGGGCCCAGCCCGCCGAGGTGATCGACCGCGCCATCCGCGCGCACACTCCGGCGCCGGGCGCGTGGACGACGCTCGGCGGCGAGCGCGTAAAGCTCGAGCGCGTTGAGTCTGTAAGCGGTGCGGATCTGCACCCCGGCGAGGTGCGCGTGAGCAAGGACTCGGTGGAGGTGGGAACGTCCAGCGCGAACGTGGCGCTGACGCGGATCCAGCCGCCGGGAAAGAAAATGATGGCCGCCGCGGATTGGGCGCGCGGGCTGCAGGACACGGAAGGGATTGAGTTCGCATGA